In one Spirosoma rigui genomic region, the following are encoded:
- a CDS encoding TetR/AcrR family transcriptional regulator, whose product MSRKAAYQESLKQDILHQTLILAGEEGWPGVSTRKIADRLNTSTTAIYHYFGGKEAILVELQREGFRQLSAVQLAALTSRAGKPKKQLKAVSLAMLHFALENPERYALMFNLDGAVCNHDDEPEESMPGMTQIRAVLQQLTNEDVDSVLMHWFATMQGFIALARHDCHPEQINHFGQLVEEAINRFVKGL is encoded by the coding sequence ATGTCCAGAAAGGCGGCTTATCAGGAATCGTTAAAACAGGATATTCTGCATCAGACACTCATTCTGGCTGGCGAGGAGGGCTGGCCGGGTGTGTCTACCCGTAAGATCGCTGACCGGCTGAACACGAGTACGACGGCTATTTACCATTATTTCGGTGGTAAGGAAGCCATACTGGTTGAGTTGCAACGGGAAGGATTCAGGCAGTTGAGTGCGGTTCAGCTGGCCGCGCTGACCAGTCGCGCGGGTAAACCAAAAAAGCAACTAAAGGCCGTATCGCTGGCCATGCTGCATTTTGCCCTGGAAAACCCGGAGCGATATGCACTGATGTTTAACCTCGACGGGGCCGTTTGCAACCACGACGATGAACCGGAAGAATCAATGCCTGGTATGACTCAGATTCGGGCGGTGTTGCAGCAACTCACGAATGAGGATGTCGATTCGGTGCTGATGCACTGGTTTGCTACTATGCAGGGGTTTATAGCGCTGGCCCGTCACGATTGCCACCCGGAGCAGATCAACCACTTCGGGCAGCTGGTGGAAGAAGCTATCAATCGCTTCGTAAAGGGCTTGTAG
- a CDS encoding carbon-nitrogen hydrolase family protein: MVANRPAVRVALVQAAPVAFDLAKTLDKLQSRTNEAARQGAQLVLFPEAFVSAYPRGLNFGTVIGSRTDEGREWYRRYWASSVELPGPDADRIGAMARDAGVYLVVGVIERDGGSLYCSVAFFGPDGVYLGKHRKLMPTAAERVVWAQGDGTTLPVFNTPIGNIGAVICWENYMPLLRTAMYEQGIELYCAPTADNRDSWLASMQHIALEGRCFVLSANQFAQRSDYPADYPASFMDARDETVISRGGSCIVGPMGQLLAGPVYDIETILLADLDLNDIVRSKLDFDVTGHYARPDVFKLLVNK, from the coding sequence ATGGTAGCTAACCGTCCTGCGGTTCGTGTGGCGCTGGTACAGGCAGCCCCCGTCGCGTTTGATCTCGCCAAAACGCTCGATAAACTTCAGTCACGCACGAATGAAGCGGCCCGGCAGGGTGCGCAACTTGTGCTTTTCCCCGAAGCGTTCGTATCTGCTTATCCGCGCGGGCTGAATTTTGGAACCGTAATCGGGTCACGCACCGACGAAGGGCGCGAATGGTACCGGCGCTACTGGGCCAGCTCCGTTGAGCTGCCCGGCCCGGATGCCGACCGGATCGGGGCGATGGCCCGCGATGCCGGGGTTTATCTGGTAGTGGGCGTGATTGAACGCGACGGTGGTTCGCTCTACTGCTCGGTTGCGTTCTTCGGTCCCGACGGTGTGTATCTGGGCAAGCACCGTAAGCTGATGCCCACAGCTGCCGAACGGGTCGTCTGGGCGCAGGGCGACGGCACAACACTGCCCGTTTTCAACACCCCTATCGGCAACATTGGCGCGGTAATCTGCTGGGAAAACTACATGCCCCTCCTCCGAACGGCCATGTATGAACAGGGTATCGAACTCTACTGCGCCCCCACCGCCGACAACCGCGACAGCTGGCTGGCCAGTATGCAGCACATTGCGCTCGAAGGCCGGTGCTTTGTTTTGTCAGCCAATCAGTTTGCGCAACGGAGCGACTATCCCGCCGACTACCCAGCTTCGTTTATGGATGCCCGTGACGAAACGGTCATCAGCCGGGGCGGCAGTTGCATCGTGGGACCGATGGGCCAGTTGCTGGCCGGACCAGTCTATGACATCGAAACGATCCTGCTGGCCGACCTGGACCTGAACGACATCGTTCGCAGTAAACTCGACTTCGACGTGACCGGCCACTACGCCCGGCCGGACGTGTTCAAACTGCTGGTCAACAAATAA
- a CDS encoding ABC transporter ATP-binding protein encodes MQLLYSYLRRYWGLLILALVLAAINQIFSLLDPYIFRKIIDQYVVKPGGSLQKLDFWSFLGNGAGLLILQALGVAMVSRIAKNFQDYYVNVITQRLGAQLYTDGLRHSLELPYQVFEDQRSGETLGKLQKVRSDVEKLIQSFVNVLFTSVVGIVFVMWYASTVYWPIAPAYFLTIPLLGFVSSLLSKKIKTVQKTIVAETTALAGSTTESLRNIELVKSLGLAQQETERLNATTGKILKLELKKVRYIRSLSFVQGTFVNLLRNAIMLMMLFLVVQGRITVGEFFSLFIYSFAIFGPLQELGNIINIYRETEASLANFQQILDTPRDVKPANPQPVRQLKTLAFDNVRFKHLTAENPALDGISFDASVGETIAFVGPSGSGKTTLVKLLVGLYPPLAGQILYNGIPGTKVNLDELREQIGFVTQDTQLFAGTIRENLRFVAPQATDEECLMALHQAAADSLLARAPLGLDTVIGEGGVKVSGGEKQRLSIARALLRKPTLLVFDEATSALDSLTEEEIGRTVRELSGSRRHITILIAHRLSTILHADRIFVLEQGHVAEQGRHAELLEQKGLYYAMWRQQIGERKEMVTA; translated from the coding sequence ATGCAACTTCTTTACAGTTACCTGCGCCGTTACTGGGGCTTGCTGATCCTCGCCCTGGTGCTGGCCGCCATCAATCAGATCTTCTCGCTGCTTGACCCCTATATCTTCCGAAAAATCATCGACCAGTACGTTGTCAAGCCCGGTGGCTCACTCCAGAAACTCGACTTCTGGAGCTTCCTCGGCAACGGGGCGGGCCTGTTGATTTTGCAGGCCCTGGGCGTGGCGATGGTCAGCCGGATTGCCAAGAATTTTCAGGACTACTACGTCAACGTGATCACCCAGCGGCTCGGGGCACAGCTCTACACGGATGGTCTGCGGCACTCGCTCGAACTGCCTTACCAGGTTTTTGAAGACCAGCGATCGGGCGAGACGCTGGGCAAGCTCCAGAAAGTACGCTCCGATGTCGAGAAGCTGATCCAGTCGTTCGTCAACGTGCTGTTTACATCGGTTGTCGGAATTGTCTTTGTGATGTGGTATGCCAGTACGGTATACTGGCCCATTGCTCCGGCCTATTTCCTGACCATTCCGCTGCTGGGCTTCGTGAGTTCACTGCTCAGCAAGAAGATCAAGACGGTGCAGAAAACAATCGTGGCCGAAACCACCGCCCTGGCCGGATCAACGACCGAGAGTCTGCGCAACATTGAGCTGGTTAAAAGTCTGGGGCTGGCTCAGCAGGAAACCGAACGACTCAATGCCACAACGGGAAAAATCCTGAAGCTGGAATTAAAAAAAGTGCGTTATATCCGGTCGCTGTCTTTCGTGCAGGGTACGTTCGTGAACCTGCTCCGGAATGCGATCATGCTGATGATGCTGTTTCTGGTCGTGCAGGGCCGGATTACGGTGGGTGAGTTCTTCTCCCTGTTCATCTACTCCTTCGCCATTTTTGGCCCGCTGCAGGAACTGGGCAACATCATCAATATTTACCGCGAAACGGAAGCCTCACTGGCTAATTTCCAGCAGATCCTGGATACCCCCCGCGATGTGAAACCGGCCAATCCGCAACCCGTTCGGCAGCTTAAAACCCTCGCCTTCGATAACGTCCGTTTCAAGCACCTGACGGCCGAAAACCCCGCGCTGGACGGCATTTCGTTCGACGCTTCGGTTGGCGAAACGATTGCTTTCGTGGGGCCCAGCGGATCGGGTAAAACGACCCTCGTGAAGCTGCTCGTGGGCCTGTACCCACCCCTGGCCGGACAAATTTTGTACAACGGCATTCCCGGCACTAAGGTCAACCTCGATGAACTGCGCGAACAGATCGGCTTTGTGACGCAGGATACTCAACTCTTTGCGGGGACCATCCGCGAGAACCTGCGCTTTGTGGCTCCCCAGGCCACGGACGAGGAATGCCTGATGGCGCTGCACCAGGCCGCAGCCGATTCGCTGCTGGCCCGCGCACCACTGGGGCTGGATACGGTCATTGGCGAAGGGGGCGTGAAAGTATCCGGGGGCGAAAAACAGCGGCTGAGCATTGCCCGCGCTCTGTTACGCAAACCTACCTTACTGGTATTCGACGAAGCTACGTCGGCCCTCGACTCGCTGACAGAAGAAGAGATTGGCCGGACCGTACGCGAACTATCCGGTTCACGTCGGCACATTACGATCCTGATTGCGCACCGCCTGAGTACCATCCTCCACGCCGACCGAATTTTTGTTCTGGAGCAGGGACACGTAGCCGAGCAGGGCCGCCACGCCGAATTACTGGAGCAGAAAGGGCTGTACTACGCCATGTGGCGGCAACAGATTGGCGAACGCAAGGAAATGGTTACGGCGTAA
- a CDS encoding GNAT family N-acetyltransferase produces the protein MPAHQFRNDRPDDFLHILHEVGQWLVDSGREMWEIRTLTLDNLVDEYTEDNCYVLYASAPDGAAVPAATFILQWEDPLYYPDVPPNTVGIIHKVAIRRAFAGQHLFQTILDFCQAECLKRGIHEIQLETDATRPALMQFYERHGFEPTYQRTIHEFGQTFVCQYYRLLF, from the coding sequence ATGCCTGCTCACCAATTCCGGAACGACCGACCCGACGATTTTCTCCACATCCTGCACGAAGTGGGCCAATGGCTGGTCGACAGTGGCCGGGAAATGTGGGAAATCCGAACGCTGACACTCGATAACCTCGTCGACGAGTATACCGAGGACAACTGCTACGTGCTCTATGCATCAGCCCCCGACGGTGCAGCGGTGCCCGCAGCTACATTCATTCTGCAATGGGAAGATCCACTCTATTACCCCGATGTTCCGCCCAACACGGTGGGCATCATCCATAAGGTAGCCATTCGGCGCGCCTTTGCAGGACAGCATCTGTTTCAGACTATCCTCGACTTCTGCCAGGCTGAGTGCCTGAAACGGGGTATTCACGAAATCCAGCTGGAAACCGATGCCACGCGCCCGGCGCTGATGCAGTTCTACGAACGCCACGGCTTCGAACCTACGTATCAGCGGACGATCCACGAATTCGGTCAGACGTTCGTCTGTCAGTATTACCGGCTTCTGTTTTGA
- a CDS encoding bestrophin family protein, whose product MVDYNSRDWLHTIFSLHKGDTARKLGFVLFGMLAYCTAVAYFIIEYVHPGPESDLKNIAIMHSLLGFVISTLLVFRTNTAYDRWWEGRKAWGSLTNNSRNLAIKLAHILADQEEDRHFFRAMIPNYAYALKNHLRGVAQPSEWEACPGFDPASIDVKRHQPNQIATRLFGKMDELYQRGVLRPEHLLVLNAEFQSFTDICGICERIHTTPIPYSYSSFLKKFVALYCLTLPIGYVLSLHYWVVPVVLIVFYVLTSLELIAEEIEDPFGTDDNDLPTDRMSANIRIAVGDLL is encoded by the coding sequence ATGGTTGATTACAATTCCAGAGATTGGTTACATACAATCTTTTCACTCCACAAAGGCGATACGGCCCGTAAACTGGGTTTTGTGCTGTTCGGGATGCTGGCTTACTGCACAGCTGTGGCGTACTTTATTATCGAATACGTTCATCCCGGCCCCGAATCCGATTTGAAAAATATTGCCATTATGCACTCGCTGCTCGGGTTCGTAATCTCTACCTTGCTGGTATTTCGCACCAATACGGCCTATGACCGCTGGTGGGAGGGACGCAAGGCCTGGGGAAGTCTCACGAATAATTCGCGCAACCTGGCCATCAAACTGGCGCATATCCTGGCCGATCAGGAAGAGGACCGGCATTTTTTTCGGGCCATGATCCCCAACTACGCTTACGCGCTGAAAAATCACCTGCGCGGTGTTGCCCAGCCCAGCGAATGGGAAGCCTGCCCCGGCTTCGATCCGGCCAGCATCGACGTAAAACGGCACCAGCCTAACCAGATTGCGACAAGGCTGTTCGGCAAGATGGACGAACTCTACCAGCGGGGGGTGTTGCGACCGGAACACCTGCTCGTCTTAAACGCCGAATTTCAATCGTTTACCGACATTTGCGGTATCTGCGAACGGATTCATACCACGCCCATCCCGTATTCGTATTCGTCGTTCCTGAAAAAATTCGTTGCGCTTTATTGCCTCACCCTCCCCATTGGTTACGTCCTGTCGCTGCATTACTGGGTGGTACCGGTGGTGTTAATTGTCTTCTACGTATTGACGAGTCTGGAACTGATTGCAGAAGAAATCGAAGATCCCTTCGGTACGGACGATAACGACCTTCCCACCGACCGGATGTCGGCAAATATTCGGATCGCGGTGGGCGACTTGCTGTAA
- a CDS encoding family 43 glycosylhydrolase, whose product MRPTILFLLLSCLTQAIAQQSPTPAARPNAARPNARTYCNPMDISYRYNFEQLNEKVSYRSGADPVIINHKGEYYLFVTIQGGWWHSKDLFNWDYIVPDKWPMEDMCAPAALSVRDTLYLFQSTFEQRPIFYSTEPEKGKLKFYNRWLPRLPKDIGPWDPALFHDDDTDKWYMYWGSSNVYPIFGAELDKSRNLTYAGNNPAEAYKAMLWLDPYKHGWERFGPNHSDPFKPFTEGAWMTKYNGKYYLQYGAPGTEYNVYGNGTYVGKSPLGPFEYAPYNPIAYKPGGFATGCGHGNTFQDVYGNYWNTGTTWIGVNWGMERRIVMNPAGFDKDDQLNANTRFGDYPHFLPTRKVQSRDELFTGWMLLNYRKPVTASSTLTTAPTDTVTADRVADENPRTFWVAGQNRAGETLTTDLGAEHDIRAVQVDYFDYKLDIYDSDSTVYTQFKILTSTDGKKFEVVADLTREPKKDHACAYVEIPARADGKPVRARYVRYEHVYTAGKHLAVNAFRVFGNGLGKAPAATTMTAKRQKDERNADLSWTKVPGATGYNVRWGIAPDKLYQTYQFWNDHANHFELRALNVGVPYYFAIETFNENGVSTLSAVTKAQ is encoded by the coding sequence ATGCGTCCTACGATCTTATTCCTGCTCCTGAGCTGTTTAACGCAGGCGATCGCCCAACAGTCACCAACACCGGCGGCCCGACCGAACGCGGCCCGACCGAACGCCCGTACCTACTGCAATCCAATGGATATCAGCTACCGGTACAATTTTGAACAGTTGAACGAGAAAGTTTCGTACCGGTCCGGGGCCGATCCGGTCATCATCAATCACAAGGGCGAATACTACCTGTTCGTCACCATTCAGGGGGGTTGGTGGCACTCCAAAGACCTGTTCAACTGGGACTATATCGTACCCGACAAGTGGCCTATGGAAGACATGTGCGCCCCGGCTGCCCTGTCGGTGCGTGATACGTTGTACCTGTTTCAAAGCACGTTCGAGCAGCGGCCCATTTTCTATTCGACCGAGCCCGAAAAAGGCAAGCTGAAATTCTATAACCGCTGGTTGCCGCGCCTGCCCAAAGACATCGGCCCCTGGGACCCGGCCCTTTTCCACGACGACGATACCGACAAATGGTACATGTACTGGGGGTCGTCTAACGTGTATCCCATTTTTGGGGCCGAGCTGGACAAAAGCCGTAACCTCACCTACGCGGGCAATAACCCCGCCGAAGCCTACAAAGCCATGCTCTGGCTCGACCCCTACAAACACGGTTGGGAGCGCTTCGGCCCCAACCACTCCGACCCGTTCAAACCATTCACCGAAGGTGCCTGGATGACCAAGTACAACGGTAAATACTACCTGCAGTATGGCGCGCCGGGTACCGAATACAACGTGTATGGCAACGGCACCTACGTTGGCAAAAGCCCGCTGGGACCGTTTGAATACGCGCCCTATAACCCCATTGCCTACAAACCGGGCGGCTTTGCTACGGGCTGCGGCCACGGTAACACCTTTCAGGATGTCTACGGCAATTACTGGAATACGGGCACCACCTGGATTGGTGTGAACTGGGGCATGGAACGCCGGATCGTTATGAACCCCGCTGGTTTCGACAAAGACGACCAGCTGAACGCCAACACCCGCTTCGGCGACTACCCGCACTTTCTGCCCACCCGGAAAGTGCAAAGCCGCGACGAGCTGTTTACGGGCTGGATGCTGCTCAATTACCGCAAACCGGTAACGGCTTCGTCGACGCTGACCACCGCCCCCACCGATACGGTGACTGCCGACCGGGTGGCCGACGAAAACCCGCGCACGTTCTGGGTGGCCGGTCAAAACCGTGCGGGTGAAACCCTGACCACCGACCTCGGTGCCGAACACGATATCCGCGCCGTGCAGGTCGACTACTTCGACTACAAACTCGACATTTACGACTCCGACTCTACGGTGTATACCCAGTTCAAAATCCTGACTTCGACCGATGGCAAGAAATTCGAGGTAGTTGCCGACCTGACCAGGGAGCCCAAGAAAGACCATGCCTGCGCCTACGTCGAGATTCCCGCCCGGGCCGATGGTAAACCCGTTCGGGCGCGCTACGTACGGTATGAGCACGTCTACACAGCCGGAAAACACTTGGCGGTCAACGCGTTCCGGGTATTTGGGAACGGCCTCGGCAAAGCCCCCGCAGCCACAACCATGACCGCCAAACGCCAGAAAGATGAACGTAACGCTGACCTAAGCTGGACGAAAGTCCCGGGTGCTACGGGCTATAACGTGCGCTGGGGTATTGCCCCCGACAAACTCTACCAGACCTACCAGTTCTGGAACGACCACGCCAACCATTTCGAACTACGGGCGCTGAACGTTGGGGTTCCCTATTATTTTGCCATTGAAACGTTCAACGAGAACGGCGTTTCGACGCTGAGTGCGGTTACAAAAGCACAATAA
- a CDS encoding antibiotic biosynthesis monooxygenase family protein, translating into MLAQTPEPPYYAVIFTSLRTGVNEGYADTAERMIELAREQPGFLGIESARQAVGITVSYWGSLEAIRSWKQDAEHRLAQQRGRTQWYESYKVRICKVERDYSVDQL; encoded by the coding sequence ATGCTTGCTCAAACCCCGGAACCTCCTTACTACGCTGTTATCTTCACATCGCTCCGTACCGGGGTAAACGAAGGATACGCCGACACCGCCGAACGGATGATTGAACTCGCCAGAGAGCAGCCTGGTTTTCTCGGGATTGAGTCGGCCCGGCAGGCGGTAGGCATTACGGTTTCGTACTGGGGAAGTCTGGAGGCTATCCGGTCCTGGAAGCAGGATGCCGAGCACCGGCTGGCCCAGCAACGGGGGCGCACGCAATGGTACGAATCGTATAAGGTCAGAATCTGTAAAGTAGAGCGCGATTATTCAGTTGACCAGTTGTAA
- a CDS encoding MFS transporter, which produces MPNPRPTRDRRLLHIYAIIFIDVIVGSAIGPVLPEFVKGRPQPQLWLALGTALFLGVQLFSAPLLGKLSDGYGRRPIFIVSAIGTFLADCLLLPITLGSQLANRFSDGLTNGMYATVRSAITDISPKEELFKNLGIEGAILSLGFVIGPAASGLLLTTFDVVEGDQARVVVIMAVLLSSVNMLLSWTLRETHANPSGVSTQALKTELINSLNVQRLWGRLTDKDRKQPGLKRLVLMQLALTMSTGYYFYFVTFASFGALHMDAKAISYFFMYFGALSVGINYVFYTYFADRINQRRGIIWLAALGTPVLAGYGFVGVSALWLYILVTLDCLTLSLIQGLIEGLMAQGTNDDDRGEVFGINQALQGVASFGTTVIFGALSLLDLRLPFGWFAVCLALVAILASQTRAYQPPAANPTE; this is translated from the coding sequence ATGCCGAATCCTCGTCCGACCCGCGATCGCCGACTGCTCCATATCTACGCTATCATTTTTATCGACGTCATCGTTGGATCAGCCATTGGCCCGGTGCTGCCGGAGTTTGTAAAGGGACGGCCTCAACCGCAACTGTGGCTGGCGCTGGGTACGGCCCTGTTTCTGGGCGTACAGCTTTTTTCGGCTCCCTTGCTGGGTAAACTCTCCGATGGCTATGGACGCCGGCCCATTTTTATCGTCTCCGCCATTGGCACGTTCCTGGCCGATTGTCTGCTGTTACCCATTACGCTGGGTTCGCAGCTCGCCAACCGCTTCAGCGACGGGCTTACCAACGGCATGTACGCCACGGTTCGCTCGGCTATTACCGACATATCGCCCAAAGAAGAATTATTCAAAAACCTGGGTATCGAGGGGGCTATCCTATCGCTGGGGTTCGTGATCGGCCCGGCGGCCTCGGGGCTGCTGCTCACGACCTTCGACGTAGTAGAAGGCGATCAGGCACGGGTAGTCGTCATCATGGCCGTACTCCTATCATCGGTAAATATGCTCCTGAGCTGGACACTGCGCGAAACCCACGCCAACCCCTCCGGCGTATCAACCCAGGCGCTGAAAACAGAACTGATCAACTCGCTCAACGTCCAGCGACTCTGGGGTCGCCTGACCGACAAGGACCGGAAACAACCCGGTCTGAAACGGCTGGTGCTCATGCAACTGGCGCTCACTATGAGTACCGGCTATTATTTCTACTTCGTCACGTTTGCCAGTTTTGGTGCCCTGCACATGGATGCGAAAGCCATTTCGTACTTTTTCATGTATTTTGGGGCCCTGAGTGTTGGTATCAACTACGTTTTTTATACCTACTTCGCCGACCGGATCAACCAGCGCCGGGGTATAATCTGGCTGGCAGCCCTGGGCACACCCGTATTGGCGGGATACGGATTTGTGGGCGTATCGGCGTTGTGGCTCTACATCCTGGTTACACTCGACTGCCTGACGCTGTCGCTCATTCAGGGACTTATCGAAGGACTTATGGCCCAGGGAACGAACGATGATGACCGGGGTGAAGTATTCGGCATTAACCAGGCGCTGCAGGGTGTAGCCAGTTTTGGCACAACGGTGATTTTTGGAGCCTTATCCCTGCTCGACCTGCGGTTACCATTCGGCTGGTTTGCTGTCTGCCTGGCCCTGGTGGCCATACTGGCGAGTCAAACCCGTGCCTACCAGCCACCGGCGGCTAACCCGACTGAGTAA
- a CDS encoding MATE family efflux transporter, protein MHPANQPAISDLGHAPVQSLFFRFYVPSLVSMASIAFHQIINGIILGQQLGKEALAAISLYTPVLFFCIAFVLAVMIGGGILFSRNAGAQRYGDAQRVFRFCTTLVVLVTGLVALSAPFITSFLVGQLAAGQSPLIVQYTTECALWNLLFLPAFGLRVLWGGFLSNDNGPDVSRNASLLSALVNIALDVLLVIVFPFGVAGAAIATGLALLAGLAYLVVRIRNRSGHIDLHQFRFTLQLADWRELLRLGFPSVVSELSVAVGFLLLNWTLLPYGTLAVSAFGVVNLLSNLFLRLFTASMLAVQPIMAFNIGARHPRRVLETLRFALVFCFALGVVVVLIGTFLADFMVGVVAGKESAAFRLVATRAIGLSFLLFLATGANYCLVMYLQIIGKSVLSTAINITRGFALIALFLYALPTMFHLNGVWLARPLAEISLLLGLSGYLWLRRGVFFSEEAILKRAS, encoded by the coding sequence ATGCATCCCGCCAACCAGCCTGCTATCAGCGATTTGGGCCATGCCCCCGTTCAATCACTGTTTTTTCGGTTCTACGTACCCAGTCTGGTGAGCATGGCGTCCATAGCATTTCACCAGATCATCAATGGTATCATTCTGGGGCAGCAGCTTGGCAAGGAGGCTCTAGCTGCGATCAGTTTGTACACGCCGGTTTTATTTTTCTGTATTGCTTTTGTACTGGCCGTAATGATTGGGGGCGGCATCCTGTTTTCCAGAAATGCAGGGGCGCAGCGGTACGGTGACGCGCAGCGGGTATTTCGCTTTTGTACAACGCTGGTCGTACTCGTAACCGGGCTGGTTGCGCTGAGTGCCCCGTTTATCACATCCTTCCTTGTTGGTCAGCTGGCCGCTGGTCAGTCACCGCTCATTGTTCAGTACACGACCGAGTGTGCGCTCTGGAACCTCCTTTTTCTGCCAGCCTTCGGGCTGCGGGTGCTCTGGGGCGGCTTTCTCTCGAACGATAATGGGCCGGATGTATCGCGCAACGCCAGTTTGCTGTCGGCGTTGGTCAACATTGCGCTCGACGTGCTGCTGGTCATCGTTTTCCCGTTTGGGGTGGCCGGGGCGGCTATTGCTACGGGTCTGGCGCTGCTGGCCGGTCTGGCGTATCTTGTCGTACGTATCCGAAATCGCAGTGGGCATATCGATCTTCACCAGTTTCGATTCACGCTTCAGTTGGCCGATTGGCGCGAGCTGCTGCGGCTGGGCTTTCCGTCGGTGGTATCGGAATTATCGGTGGCGGTCGGCTTTCTACTCCTGAACTGGACTCTGCTTCCTTACGGTACCCTGGCGGTGTCGGCTTTTGGCGTCGTGAATTTATTGAGTAATCTGTTCCTGCGTCTCTTTACCGCGTCAATGCTGGCCGTTCAGCCGATCATGGCGTTCAATATCGGGGCCCGGCACCCGCGTCGGGTTCTTGAAACACTGCGATTTGCGCTGGTTTTCTGCTTCGCGCTGGGTGTTGTAGTCGTCCTGATCGGTACCTTCCTGGCCGATTTTATGGTTGGTGTCGTAGCCGGAAAGGAGTCGGCTGCGTTCAGGCTGGTGGCTACCCGGGCTATAGGCCTTTCGTTCCTGCTGTTCCTGGCAACGGGCGCCAATTATTGTCTGGTCATGTACCTCCAAATCATTGGCAAATCGGTGCTGTCAACGGCGATCAACATAACGCGGGGCTTTGCGCTGATTGCGTTGTTCCTGTACGCACTTCCCACCATGTTCCACCTCAACGGCGTATGGCTGGCACGGCCACTCGCTGAGATTAGCCTGCTGCTCGGCCTGAGTGGTTACCTCTGGCTTCGGCGGGGCGTGTTCTTCAGCGAAGAAGCCATTTTGAAGAGGGCGTCGTAA
- a CDS encoding winged helix-turn-helix domain-containing protein gives MIAYKPSDYELLRRRCATLKEAGWKQVAIAQALGLTEGWVSRTLKKYRQDGQSGLVWRKPQGPPCRLTTNQLTELVIELDKGATHHGFDDGIWTRHRINELIKKQFNVSYDPSQVGRLLKKAGWSLRKQQRRTGK, from the coding sequence ATGATCGCTTATAAACCATCCGACTACGAATTACTACGTCGACGTTGCGCTACGCTCAAAGAAGCAGGCTGGAAACAGGTTGCCATTGCCCAGGCTTTAGGGCTGACAGAAGGCTGGGTTAGCCGGACGCTCAAAAAATACAGGCAGGATGGCCAGTCCGGACTGGTATGGCGCAAGCCACAGGGACCGCCCTGCCGACTGACTACCAACCAGTTAACTGAGTTAGTCATTGAACTCGATAAGGGGGCAACTCACCACGGCTTTGACGATGGTATCTGGACCCGACATCGCATCAATGAACTCATCAAGAAGCAATTCAATGTTAGCTACGATCCTTCGCAAGTAGGTCGATTGCTGAAGAAAGCGGGCTGGAGTTTACGAAAGCAGCAGCGCCGAACGGGGAAATAA